Genomic segment of Coffea arabica cultivar ET-39 chromosome 1e, Coffea Arabica ET-39 HiFi, whole genome shotgun sequence:
TCAAaacatatttctcaaaattgtCTAAACCATAGCATTTGTTTACCACAAACACAATGTAGGATTGTTACTTGACCAAATTAGGCAGGGATTTTGTATattaacttcaaaaaaaaaaacatgaaattttgctGTATATAGTGTTAAATAGCCAATACCAAGTGCAACAGGCAAATCCATTTATTCTTGAAGTCAATAATAGGACCATAATAAGGAAGGATTGAGGAAGATTTTAGCACTATTTCACAGCACCACACAAGGAAACCGATCCCATTTACCTCTTCTCCTGCTACCAAAACCAATTCCATTGGTGTTTGAGTAGCTTGCTGGTTGATTCTTTTGCCTTTCCCGCTTCCTGCATTGGCAATTCAATTAGGGTTTATAAGGATATGTATACTACTTATAAAGATGTAGTCATTATGTGGTATGagttttataatttctaattgCTTCTCTAATATTGTTGTGATGGGACAcacaaggtaaaaaaaaataaaaaatcaatgaGTAAATCCATTTCAAGTTGCAAAGAATAACTGTTAATCTTGGAATTTTACCTTGGACCAAATCAAGAAAAAGTTTTGAATTGGTTACATCCAAAATCTTTGTCAAAATTGCAGTTAATGTTACTATTTTTAATGTGACAAATGATGGCAAAGTAACATCATAAGTCAATTCATAGATTATTAATAGTAAGTTATTGACAAAATGAATGAAGCTAAGTCGTTCACCTGGCACAAGTCCAACACATGCAACCAAAAGCAAAAATCAAATATCTACGCACAGAACAAgaacatatatacatacatgcgTACATAtgtacacatacatatatatatatatatatatatatatatatatatagagagagagatagatacagatatatacatatatacacacatacacacaatCACACAAAAGAAGTATTCCAAATTATTAGAGAAATATAAATATCGAACAAAAGTGAAGATATATTCTTTATTTAATCAATGCATTAATTTGTAAAACATGCTTTCTTAATATGGCAAGCTTGAGTTAAATAAAAAGATAAGAATAATGTTAATAGAATGTACTGCTAAAACCACAAATATAATATTgagttttaatatatttcaaaatgtttttattcTAATTTATGGCCAAATTGTACTATCAATCTTTTTTTAATTGCAAATACTATAAAAGTTACGAGCCTAAACAGATAAGAAAAGATTGAACAAGCAACAAaagttgagaaaattttttaaaatcttttcCACCACTCAATTACCATTTAgacttgagaaaaaaaaaattttaaaagtaggataagaaaaatataatgTGGTGGTTTGATtatgtgaagtaaaaaaaaaaattattgaaaaatttattcacaaaaaatataaaaatttttttaataaaagcaaTCTAAACAAGAAATTTCGAGTAAAAAGGCTCATTGTTGTCCCTCTAttatgtagaaaaataaaatgctccTTGACAtcgtttgtttatttttttcattttctttctttgttgtttAAGTACTTTTGTTTTTTGTCCCTAAATACACCAATTAATATACTGTATGATAGAATAGTTTATTAATAATGAGAAATTCAGTATTTAAAGtctaatatataatttatttcGTAAGCATCATTATCGTCTACCTAAATCAAAGTATAATCCACCCAAATCTTTCAAAGGCACTCAATAGTCCAATGGATCCATGTCTTGGGCCTTTTATGTGATTTAAGCCTAGTAAAGaccttttaatttattatattttggtcccaataaaaaaaaacttgataaaATAGACTAAGCATTCATTTATTATTTCACGTTAGAGGTAAGGGAAAGATTAAATGTGAGTTAAACTCGCAAGCATATATCATAAAAGAATTGTTCTGATACTTACTTTTTgacaaaataaatgaaaaatataagtactgtatttcataaaaataaaaagaaaggtcAACGTctattgaaattttggaacattttattctattttcagaaaattcaaaaagtattaCCTTTATtgtaaaacaataaaattattttgtgaaaaaataacaGAGTGCTCAAGGACTCAAGGTTAGGAAAAAAAGGTTCTCACTCAATAAAGACATATGGAAACTTCATGAGTGTGCTAGCAATCTAGCAAGGGGTAATTGGTAATAACCCAAAAATTGTAAGGGACAAATTTACAGATTTTTTCACTTGAATACTTGGTGGTCAAGACTAATCCAACTCATAttatttaagaaaattaaagcATAAAAACATATAATCACACCTTCATACCAGAATAGACTTGGCAAAGTAATAGCAATTCCTACATGCAGTTTTTAGTGAACTTTAGGCATGTTTATACAAGAAAAGCATTTTCTCCATATATTTGTTAGGCTGAGattctttcttttccaattaAGTTGGTTTTCCTCCATAATCTTCCTTCATTTGCTGTATGCAAGAAAGCATAATTAGAGAATTAACCCTTTAACCTCATCGCAGGCGATCGAACCCTAATTTCtaattttagagaaaaaaaagaaaaaattgagtgACAAATTTGAAGACCTTTTGTAGAGGAAAATGGTACTCCATTTGATTTACAGAAGATTAACAAATCCTCTTGAGAATAAAGGGCAAAGGTGTGGTGTTAACAAATCCTCTTGAGAATAATTTGAAAGTTCTTTCACCATCATCCAAACAAGAAAACCCACCAAAATTTTGTTCTGAAAGTCAATTTAGTAGATCAAAAGATAGCCAATTGAAAGTAGACACTTGGGGAGGAAAATACCCATTTTGTTCAGCTTTTTCAACTGTccctttttcacttttctttccACGTGTAGGAGAGGAGGACATGAGTCAAAGAAAGCAAGCTTATGCAAGACCATTCTCTtgttaaagaataaaaaaattttggtttttacTATGAAATATGGAAATTAATTTTAgtatgtttggataggagattgtttcgaataattttttgaaaaaaaataatgtaaCTTTTATATGATATGACATACACCTAAGattaaaaagtgattgaaaatattttaaaaaaaaatagctacAAACATGTTTATGATACAATCAtataattttttgcaaaaaaaaacatAATACGTTTGAAAATGCTCGAAGAACTaccccgtttggattgcatttttcggcatttttcatgaaaaaaatactgtagtgatttgatgtatgtgagggaaaaagataatagagaaatgtgatcacagaaaacgacgtaattttttgacagaaaataacaatccaaacaggGCATGGAAACTCAAATAGATacttctttcttcctcttgtgCGCTGTCACTTCCGTGTGTAAATAGAATACAATAGAATAGAATAGAATTTGTTCCCAATGATCAAATCAATGGTTCTGGAAATCGAAAATTCTTGTTTACTTTTATAGATTCACTTTGACTAAGATTAAAACATCTACCAAAAAGTAATTTTGAACCATATTCTTCCGAATACTCCCTAAACCCGTTTTCTAATCTGACTTACAAAATTATTTCTTAAAGAGTCCACTTATAAAAAACGATTGAAAATCACAATATTTTTAAAGGATagacaaaaatatgaaattcctAAAATCAAAGCAGCAGACCATCTTTTAGTCTATTTCTATCGTTTAAGCCATATTTTCGCTCTATACAGGACTCTCCTTTCTTAAAAGTGCAATCCAAGCAACGCTAAGGTATTAACTTAAAAGGCACTTCCAAAATACGCAATTCCCAATAATATCGTAGCAATTTTGTGAAAATAGGGATTGGCAATTCCGTTTGCGAAAATAGGGATTCGAAATTCCGATAGCATGACCTTCTATAAAATACTCCAAATCACCACACTAATGCGGACGTATTGCAGCAGAAGTTTTTGTTATGCTTGCCTTTTAAGGCTGAGATCACTAATGGTTTTTGTAGTAAAAaactaaggttgtgtttggattgcattttccgtgatttttcatgaaaaaattactgtagcaattaatgtatgtgagaaaaaaagataataggaaaatgtgatcacggaaaacgacgtaatttttcgacgaaaaccggcaatccaaacaaggccttaaattttcacttttgtagATTCACTTGTGTTAAAACATTTATCAAGAAATCTCAGTGTTGAGTTTTGGCCTTTCAAATTTCCCAAAAATAATCATAGAATTTTATGAACATAAACGCTTCGAAATTCCGAGAAGTTGACCCAAAATGTTGATCCAACTTAATGACTTATAGAGATACTAGATTTTATTCCAAACCTTTATAGCTTTGGAAAAAGCTGAaacaattggaggaataaggtgaATCCACACCTGTGTATCATATGCCATCTTCAAGTGCAGCATCTACCTCTGCAATTTTTTTCATCTTAAAAGGAGAACCAAATGCTTTACCCCACGGTGGCCCAAAGAATCAGAGAATCCCATGGAAAAAGAAGTCACTTAGCCCGTGAAATGAAGATATGCCATATTGGCCCCAAAGAGATTAGACATTTATGCTCCTTAGCTCAATCCAAAAGCCTTGAGCCAGTGGAGATGACCACTTCATGATAGCTTTTCTTAGATGTCACCACTAGTAAGTCCAATCCGTTCACCCCCTTTTCCCTCTTGTTATCATGTCTTGGAAAACTTcacattttaaaagtgaaaatggggatcttttgtttttttcaaaataattagaTTTATGGTAACAATGGATATGAAAATCTTGCCCCAAAATTTGGATGTGCCAAAAAGGTCCTGACCTTGTTTGCTTTGATAAAGTGAAGTTCACCCTCAAAAGAGATTACAAATCGAACTGAAGATGGGCCCAATAAAGTTGGAAAGAGAACCCAGCTAGCAACTCCAAAGTAGATCCACCACTATCCTATAGCTTCCACAACTTCTTGTCCTGAGCATCATATGCACTCACAGAGGTATTCAAATGCCTTTCTAAAGCATTTTGCCAAAAAAGATGAAAGAACAGTCGATACCCTTATCAAACAATTGCAGGGAGATGATAACCACAAATTTCAATAATTGATTATACCCACAAGACAGAAGTATGAGTTGAATGAGAAAGGAGAACTAAAAAGAAGACGTGTAACTAGAATACATAAACCATCAAATATCAACAAAAATTTGTCACTTGTACGCAAAGAAATCGAATTTCCCCAATTGTTCTAGGTTCATAATCCTAAATGTGGAAAGAAAATACCAGGATTACTGACAACCCAAACGACTAAATCAGGGGAAAAGAGCAACAAGCATATACCGAAGAACAACACTACAAAACAATGCAAACAGGAAAACAAGCACGCACCGCCAATGAAAGCTAATAAATAGTACCAAATGAGCGCGTCCTAACCAGCAGTAGAAATTAAACTGTTTTGCCTTTTTTGGGGGTCTTTTTTAACTGCTTAAAGATTGTAGTTATGGGTTGATCAGTTCTCACTTGGCCATCATGACCTTGACAAACTCCTCGTAGTTGATCTGGCCATCACCATCCACATCAGCTTCGCGGATCATCTCGTCAACCTCCTCATCTGTAAGTTTCTCACCTAGATTTGTCATAACATGACGAAGCTCAGCTGCAGATATGAAACCGTTTTGGTCCTTGTCAAAGACACGGAATGCTTCCTTGAGCTCCTCCTCAGAATCGGTGTCCTTCATCTTGCGAGCCATCAGGTTGAGGAACTCTGGAAAGTCAATGGTACCATTTCCATCAGCATCAACTTCATTGATCATATCCTGGAGCTCAGCCTCGGTTGGGTTTTGTCCCAATGACCTCATAACTGTCCCCAGCTCCTTGGTGGTAATGCAACCTGAAGCAATAATTGACCTTGATCCATTAATTCATACTCCCAATACAGAGACATAAACTCAACCAACATAATACAGCCACAAATATCACATAAGAGAGGAAAAGGAATAGGTATATGAAGCAATTATGCAATGGCTAGGGGGGAAAAAACCACTGATTCCATCCAGTATTCTAGCAAGAATCTTGATTCTACTAAACTCAAATGCTTATCCAAAGCAAATGCCCAGAATCATTCACTTATTGCCAACAAATGAATTTGCACAAGTCAGCATTTGAAacttatttactcattttcatCTAAACATAAAGAAAAATCACTTGATACTACAAAGAAAATGTAAACTCGAGGCATAACAAAAACTTTATCTATAATAATGCATAACCTCTCTCTAATCACGTTTTCTCAACCCCTAATTGTCATTTGTCAATACAAAAGCTACAGACTTTAAGATCCTCAGCACAAAGAAAACCTAGCCCAGTTACAAGATTTAAACACACTAATAGGAGGGAAACTAGACATGAATGCTAAAGCAACCTGTCCAGTTACGAATCATCATCTGATCCTTGCTCAGAAGACAGACAACAGGAAGGCCACACAGAGAAAGGTGCAACATCTCTTCAAGCTAAAGCTGCATACGTATTGCACCTCTTTTACTTTTCAACCATGTTCAAGAAGATCTAAATCTAAATCTACTGTGTGAAAAAACTGACGCAGATTGTGTTCCTAATCCTTCTTTCTGTCCTTCCCCTTTCCTTTGATAAATTCACGATACACATATGGCAATTCCAAATCTAAATCCAAGGAATAAAAGCCATTTTATTTCCATTATATTTCATTTCATGGTGAAAATCCCAAATCCAAAATAACATCTTAATAATCATATTAAGCCGAATATTCCAAATTCTCATGAAGATTCCTGACCAATTTTTCATACCAGCAAGAACAAatcaattaaaaaagaaaaatcacaacCCAGAAATACACAAGAACATCCCGTCAAAATCGGCTAACGAACTCAAATcttaaacaacaaaacaaaagggCTGAAAAAACAAAccagaaacaagaaaaagatcTAATTATTAGCACAAAATCAGTCACAGATCAAACAAACGAAAGCTGAAACATCCagccaaacaaaacaaaacacaaTTAGATCAAATTAGATCTGATCAAACCAGGTCAAAATCAAAACTTTAATAAAAAGCCAATCTAGAACAACATAACTAATCATGAATCAGAAACAcataaaacaaatcaagatGGTCTAAAAGATGGGGGTAATAATACCATCTCCGTCCTTGTCAAAGAGGCTGAAGGCTTCCTTGAACTCAGAGATCTGATCATCAGTCAGCTGATCTGccattttggttgatttttgcaGATGGGTTTGAGATATTATCCGctaaaaagagaggaaaaagagagagatggGGACGAGGGGGAAGAAATGCAAGGGCTGTCAGCGAACGAGAGTGTGGAAATGGAAATATATAATACTAAATCAAGGTGGGgaatcttttatttttatttatttttatttttttaatattttgtatttctttatttttgtctAACGTGTGAGATTTCCCTTTtggttttccttctttcttgttttagttttttctttttgggtttttctttttgtggggtacatgaaatttgaaaagtagaTAGGGGAAGCATCTTATGCTTTTCTTGCCAATGACTAACAATGATCCATGTAGTTTCCAAGCATctagaaaatcattttttcttttgtactttttccttttattattatatttttcttttatgcttttcttcttttaaatacTTGGTTTAACCAtccaataatattttaaatttacttTGCACAAATTGTATGAAAGTGTTCAAAAGGTAGAAATAGAAACCACAACACAAATTTCAAAGAATTGTGAAAAATATGAGAACAAAAATTATCATTTGTACATTAAAAAGAACTCTATCTAATAATCAAGGAAAGGTTTTTAAAGTTCTTTCTATCATCAAGTACACAAGTTCAAATCATGTTCGTGACAatcgaaaaaaaaggaagggatTGGAAGGGTTTGTAATATCAATTGATCACAagaaaaaataagtaaatataTATGGTGACAAGATGACAAACATTAGGATGTTGCATTTGAGGACGAAGAATCATGTAGGTTTAGTCCAAATGTTTAACTGGTGACTCATGCCAAAAATAGTAACACCCAAAGAAAACTAGTTTGTAATTGTAAACTAAGCATACCATAGTGAACAACTGTATATCTTCACGTCATTGCACTTGTAAGCATTTACACCTTAAATTCTATGGCCTTCCTtcagaaaaaaaattctatggCCTGTGACACCTCAATAAAGCCATTATACCATGTTGTTCGGGGAGATCCCCCTTGGCTTGCTCCTAACCATGCCATGCGCTGATCGATACACGTAGGAGGAGGCAAGACAAAAAACGtatgaaatttcatatttttcctcgtTAAACATCAGTGAGCTTGACTCTATTCTTAACAAATTCCCTtgattggattgcaatttttcgagcaaaacttttatgtttttccTGAATATTCCTTCTAaataattttggacagaaaaatTTCAACTGTCATTAAACTATTGTCTGCATCAACTTTTGACCATTAAATAATTTTTCATCACAAATTAACCACTAAACTAATCAATTCACACACTCATGACCATTTCATCGATTGTTGCTCTTAATCTACAATATAGTCAGAATCGtgttttgataataaaaaaaaaacctgtggTGGACAAATATACCTTTACATTTTGATACGTGTTCTGATTATTTTGTAAATTAAAAGTAATAATCGACGAAATGGCCACGAGTGTACTGATAGTTAATTTAGTGATTAATTTATgacaaaaaattatttgatgGTAAAAAATCAATGCAGGTAATAGTTTAATGGCTGTTGAGATATTTTGCCCAATaatttcaaattatattttacctcacatatatcatattcTAAAAAAGTGTGACAATAATTTTTCCTGAAAAACTTCCCCAAAAAATGCATTTCAAATGGGTAATGTTTGGATCAAAACAAAATAGATTTATTAACGAGTGCCTCAAAATATTTGTTAATACACCTAAAATATACTTATCTTACCATGTGAGTGCACACATTTATATTCAATGTATTCCTGATGTTTAGACACTTT
This window contains:
- the LOC113703689 gene encoding calmodulin-7, coding for MADQLTDDQISEFKEAFSLFDKDGDGCITTKELGTVMRSLGQNPTEAELQDMINEVDADGNGTIDFPEFLNLMARKMKDTDSEEELKEAFRVFDKDQNGFISAAELRHVMTNLGEKLTDEEVDEMIREADVDGDGQINYEEFVKVMMAK